The DNA region AGCCTGTACTAAGTCAAATATAGGTTTCTGATGTTCCACCTGGACACATGTAACTATTTATCGTGCAACTCGGGATAAGCAAATCTTATCTTCACATAAACAATACACAAACAAAGCTCCTTTTAATTGAAGTCAAGAATCAAGATTTCAAAAGATCAGCTGCTATGTTTATATATTTCCCTATTGCTACCGAATAGTTCAAGGTTTCACTTAATAAAAGAAGATGCCACTGATTGAGCTGAGCTATAATCGCAGTTGAATCATACAATGCTGATGACAGATGTGATCCTATTTGAGGGACTACACATAAAAGCCTGTTATAATCACTCCTAGAAATGCAAGGATCGGCTAGTATGAAGTCACTATAGCTGTGGACTTTGTAACAAAAATATTGTGGGCATATGCAGAACTTTCAACAAAAAGGTACCGATGCAGTAAATAGCTGATCTCATATTCTCATTCTTGTGTCCAATCTGTTCTGGAAGCAAGGCTGCAGCATGTCTGCAATACTGCATGCCTCAGCAAAAGGAAAGTGAAAGGTGGATGGAGTGCCTCTACACCCAACCCACAGCAACTTTTATTTATTACCACAAGAACAGAGTTGGGACCAGCAAGGGGAATACTGATGAATAACTTTAGATCTTAAGTGGGGTACTGCAAAACGATACATCAGACTACATTTATGAAACTATGTTCTCTTCCTGAGAACCTTGCAGAGCTGAATAGAGCGAGAAGGCAAATGATAAATGCCATTCCAAAGAAGACCACAAATGGTGCCCCCACATTGAAATATGGCCATTGCTGGTTGTAGAAAAAATAGCAGTAAGCAAAAAGGAATTACCCCTAGTGCACGATGAGCCCACGCTGATCACTTTTCTTCTTTATCTAAAATAACGTTACTACTATAGCACAAGGACGCAACTTGTTTGGATAAGGCAAAGAAATATTTGTCCAACTTGGACTTCTTGGAAGGTAATGAAGTGATCACAAAAGAGGGATTAATTAATAGATAGCTTTTTCACAAATAATGGTTTCATGAAAGCAGGTGTATCTTGATGAATGcatattttttttgttattaATGGTGATGCTTACTTGTCTATGAGGAGTGGGTAGATGAGGATCAGGCCCTCAAAGCTATCTGGTGAAACGTTGTCCATGAGCAGGTCCCTGAAGTCATTGATCCCCGCCTTtggcacaaacatgttgagccaTGGGTGGTGTACCTCCCACAGCCCGATGCTCCTTAGGCTCATCTCTTCCATCCTGACCCGATTGAGAAAATCGAAGTAGGACACCTCCACACTGTACAACTGGGACACCATGTGGCTCATCTGCCTTGAGATAACTTCCACAACCTGAAAAGAATGCCCATTAAGAATATCCCTAATCCTTGACAAGTTCCAAAAAACGAAATAATAATTTTAGCGCTTACCTGTTCCACATTAGTGTTCTTGTGCTGGTAATCATGGACTGCAAACTCTATGCAGTAGTAAATGTTAGGGCTGTTCTTGGTGCCAAAATCTGGGTTGAAGTCCACATTTGCAGGGAAGGCGATGGAGGAGCTGTGAAGGGATTGTTCATTCAAGACTATGAAACCTTCCACATAGTCCACCAAATCCGGCATGGATACCAGCAACTCCTGGTCCTTGGTGAAGATGCTGAAATCATCATAAAAGGCTCTCACCCACTTCACCTAAACTTATTCGAAAATTGTTCAGTTATTGTACAGAGCTGATGAAATAATAATATGATATACCAAGATGTTCAGGACAGTTGTAAGAAGCAGCATACTTTCTGTGGAGCTTCCTGCAGCAGGATCCTGGCCCTAGTTATGATGCCAAACTGGCCAAGACCTCCCAGAACTGCATTGAACAAATCCGCATCCTTGCTGGGTGAGCATGTCACAATCTCCCCTCGTCCTGTGAAACAGAGAGTTACAGAAAATCTACTGCCCATCAGTTAAAAAGAGGTTGGCCAAGAAAGACACAGCCAAAAAGGCAAAATAAGATCTTATCTTTTTGTTTGATTCATCATGCATGTATCTCACCTGTGACTACCTCCAGCTGTAGAACATTACTAATCTGAGGCCCGTGCTTAAATGTCTGCCCACTGATGCCAGCATTGGACAGCGTTCCGCCAACGGTGAGATAGAGGTAGTCAGTCCATGACCTTGGAGCTAGCCCAAGCTTCAAGCTCTGCTCCAGGAGGTCTATCCACATAACCCCACCACTCACATCAGCATACGaaatttctccttctcctcctttGTAGAATTCTATCTCGGCAGGCAAAGAGCTCATCTCCACTACAATGCCATCTAGAGCCTGGGCCTGGCCATGAATGGAGTGACCTGCTCCCCTGGCCGCCACCGTGACCTTGCTCAGAGACGAGCCAGATAGGAAGCTGAGAAGTAGGGAGATATCCCTTGAGGACTGGGGCTTCAGCACTGCGGCTGGAGAGTGGAAAAGTATCCTACCGAAATCGCTGGACgcagtggtggtggtggggagCAGGTTCAAGGGGCCGAAGTCCATGGGACTCTGTATGAACTTGTATGGAGAGCAGAGGGAGAGAATGAGGATGAGCAGGCTAACTCTTGTGCAGAGCATGGCAACCTCCATGGCGTGAGCAATTCCTGGAGCTGCTTCTTGTAATACGGAGGGTAGTAAAAGCAGAGGGGTTGTGTATTATCTTGGTGCGTCACCACAATGTGTAGGATTGCGATGGCGGTCGGCGAAGCGATCAGAGCATCATATTGCTTTGTTCTTGTCTTTTGGGCAAAGGTGAGGGATGAAGAAAAATGAGGGCAGGGAAGAGGGTTCTTAAAGGAGCAGGAGAAGGCAATCACTGATCAGCCGATGAGGTGGTGATTTGAGGTTTTGAAAGGGGTTTCATGAAGAGGAGATAAAAGGAAGCACTAAAAGACTAAAAGCAGAAGCTGTCACATACCCAAAAAAAGGCCACCATGTGATCCTCAGCCCTCTGTCTCTCTCCCCTCGACCCCTGTGACAAAGAATGCCTGAGGCAGCGGagctctctctctcgctctctctctctctctctgagcTCTGAAGTAGGCAAGCAGCTGAAACAAATTGGCACAATATAAATGAGGGTAGAGTAGAGAAGAGGACAAGCCCGAGGCTCCCCTGCCAAATAAAAGGAAGCAAAGACAATACAGACCACACTAGTAGTCACTGCACTCTCTTTTCTGTTTCGGAAGACCGTCCTCAATGGAGGTCCATGTGATCAGCTGTCACCTGTCTCTCTCTCAGTCTCTCTCCCTATCTCTCTCCCCCCCTCCCTAGCAGCTCTAAAGAATGGAGCTCAACGGGAAGAAAAAAACCTCAAACATGTATTCAACAATATTAATATCCACTTATCACGCATATAGGCAATGGAGCAAAAGATCGTTCTCAGATTTATGGACCTGGCGAACACAGAGGAAAGCAGAACCAACCATTTCTTTTTCGCAGCCCGCTGCTCTGATCCATCTGAACAGTCTTTTAAGGAGAGCCTAtaccccccccaccccccaccccTATGGCTCCTCCTGTTGCCCTTGACCACATCCAACGCTAGCTGGGTACAATGGGGCTCAGCTCTAGATACCAAATCTTTTGCAGGGTTACAGTTGTGTAATACTGTTCTGAGGGCCCTAGAATTATTTATGTTGATTGGCCACCACTCAGGCTAAGAAGGAGCCCATGGATTGTGTGGCTGGAAACCATGAGCTCTCATGCAACTAACAGGCAAGTGCGAGGACCTACTCCATTTGTTTCAGGAACGAAAACAGAGACAAAAAAAAATCTGGACCAAAACCAAATTCCTTTTTTCTTTCTGAAGGACACCGAGACAATTAATTAAGACCTAAACAACTCAATCAATAATAAAGTATATTGAGGTCTAGCTGTTCAGAAAATAAAACGAAAACAGAAAGGTTTGCTGACCTTGGGATGACACGACAAATTTAATTGACTCATCCAAGTTCTGTTTGAATTCAACCTATAAGTTCTGTTTGAATTCAGAATAGGTTGGCTGATATTATATGTTCATAATGCATATCAATGAATTTCCTAAGCTCATAAATGATTTTATTTATTGAGCTCTAGATACTGGACAACACTAGATATTATCCATTCAATAACTAATTTTAAGATAGGTTGACATCCACATATCTGAAATCATACTCTCACATTTTATTCAAACAAATGTAGAACCAGAATATCGTTTGTTATGCTCAGGAAATGCACTTGTACTGCTGTTTGCAAAAGAAAATGTTGGGGTTTCTTTGTTTGGAAGCAATAGGACGCAAGGGAATGTAATCTAGGCAGGTCAGTACCAATGTCAAGAATAGAATCCAAGAACAGTATAGGATATCCGAAAATTTTCCACAGATGGATGCAATATCAACAGCGATATATTCCAATATACAGATGGATGCAATATCAACAAAGATATATTCCAATATGCTGCCTAGGTACACCACCACAGGCTTCAAACCACGAGATTGCACAAACACAAAGTCAGTATCTAGTGAATTGCTCCACTACAACACTAAAATTTCTTTTGTGAAATCCTTAAATAATGACATCCTTGTTACATGTTTCCGCATAAAATATGCAATGATCTCGATTTTGACATAAACCCTAATGTCTATTAGGTGGCTCAGAACAAGTTCCTTGATTGGACAGGCATATGAAAATATGAAATGGGGTTGCATCGCTCTGCAATATACCTTAAAACTCACAAACAGGAACCAAATATAACCTGCAACGCTAACTGAAAACTCAAAGAAACAAATAAAACAATAAACCCACAAGCCTCACGACATCCATATCCTAATGACAAAACTTTTGGCCTCTGCACGAGCATGGTCAGGGGATGCCATCATGCAATAACAAAATGCCTCATTTGCTGATCCAGTGGAGAGTACACAGTGTGATCTTGGCCAAGATTTGAGACCGATTCAGAATCACTTTCCTACTCCAATCCATGAGCTCGTCCTTGTGGGAAAAGAGGGAAAAGGTGGGCCACTAAGTCTTTCCTAGATCTCCCTTTTCCTCCCCACTTGCAAGAGCCCGATGACCTCATGAGATCCCCTCTGCCATTGATGAACGCAAATCTGTATGGAAAAGAGCAGGCACACCCTTTCCACTGAGCCCCCCCTTTTGTTTTTGGAACTACTTGGTATTGGGGGGATGGAAAGCCATGGCCTGGCTGGGCCCAATGAGATTCGGGCTTTATAGCCTCACGACACTCACCGAGCACATTATCTTATATATGGCTGGTAGAGTACAGTGGTGGTCCTGACCTATTTCGGCTCTATAGGTTTTTATGCCAAGAAAGAACAATCCTTGCTCTGTTTCTCCTCCCTCCAGTCCTCCACAGTGGGCAGTGTGCACCACTCACCGATGCAATTTGGTTTTGATAAGGGACAAATTTATTGATTCTCCAAGAAATTGGTGGTCAAAGATTTACTCTCCATATGTAAATGTGTGTCATGTCTAAACTTTGACAGCTAGTATGAGCAAATATATTTCAATGGACCAAGTGAAACTAATACTAATATGTTTCACACagaaatattttttatttttgtaatattttGATAGTGTTTACCAACATCCCGTGGAGGAAATTTTGCAATTAATGTTGTATTCTGGAGACAGTGGCATGTTCAGAATACAGAAAGTTTTCTGTTTATATGCCAAGGTAGGGATAATCCTTCAAGGCATATGATATACTTCTACCACGCTGTTTATGAAGATAAAAAAACATGTGCTTTGGGCTTTCTTAGCAGGCAAAAACACGGCAGGAAACTATGCTTGAAAAACAGACATCATTGTGGGCTGTAAATGGATCAAACCTGTTTATGTCCTTTTGCAATGCATTTGGGCTGGGGCATCTGCCAAGGAACTCTAAAAAAAAGACATCATATGAATGATAAGTACAAATGGACTGGAACTATATTATGAAATGGAAATATGTAACAGTCTGATAAACAGCTCCGTACCTGAAGTCCATCCAAATTTCCAAATGCAGATGATTTCGCTGTCAGAGCATAAGTTTTGGACAGATCCTTATATCATACCTCATAAGGAAGCAAATTCCCTGGCAAAGATGTGCCAATGATGTCACAGAAAAGTAGGCATACGATTTCTCAATTTTAGTGATCGGTAAGTTATGGGACCATCACAGAACTACTCGGGAATAGGAACACAAAGGGGCACATAAAGTTGGGAAAAAGGCGCTTTTGCCTTGTGATGACTGGAGTTGATCAGCATGCAAATCTTAGAATCAGATCAGTTAGAAAAGTTGTGTTAGCGGCGATTGCATTTACTAAAGCTAATTGCAGATCAGAACACACATCTGCCATATGCTATATATCTAATCAGGAAAGAAAGTTCCCCTTTATTTCCTATAGGTATTCTGAAACAGAGGATAGGGCAAATCCCTTTCCATGCAAGCACAACTCCTAGACATGTACAGAGCAGAACAACAATTACAGAGATGGTGCAGTTCCAAATGGCCACGCTTCTTTTGGCGACATGTTCACCACTTGCATGATTAAACAACAGATGCTGTCGCATACTTAATCTGATGGTCCTGTCCTCTCTTATTAGCTTTTGATTTATTCATTTAGGATTAGTTGGCGTCTTATCATGCTTAGCTGTATGTGTTTCCTCTATTTCCTTTTCATGTTTGGACACTTCTCAGCATACCAATTTGTCCAGGCTTTACATTCTCATAGGAAACGAGCCATCCAGACTTTACCAATCAAGCTAGAGCCACCATTTTTCTGGAACACAAGAGCCACCCTTGTTTCTTGCATGCTGTTTTCTCACTAAATTATTTGATATTTGTTTATCCCCCCTTAAACTGAAAGGTCAGTCTTTGGGGCACTGCTAATAATGCACACTAAAATATTGACAGGATACATGTTGTTCTCAACCATGCATGTTGCAGAGTGTAGCATATTACTACACTTACACGCTCGTGTCCTTGCTCTTATAAAGCACACAAAGTACAAAGACAGAAGAAAGACAAAGATTGTCTTCAGATGGACATGGAATGGCTGTTTTCAACTGTTTTTAAACCATATTCTGGAGCATAAACTAGTTGTTACCTTCTCAGACTAAATTCATAAACAATGAGTGCTAGAAGGCAATGCATAGTTTGTTTCCATCGCATATATGATATGAAACACTTTGAACTAATTTGTAGCATGGTACACTTGTTGTACTTGATTGACTTTATGATGCCAACCTGTGATTACAAGCTTAGCACAGGGTTGTCTTGAATAAAGGTTCTATCATGGTCATATCATATCTTAAATATTGCAACTGATAGCTTACTCTGAAAGTAAAGGCAACATGTGAAGGCTCCAGTCTCCGTGGCTTATTATAAGCAGAACTGCTAGCACATAGGAACATCGTAATTGATCCAATCTCAGATGTAAATACCAGCAAGTAGTAGTAACAGTAAAGTCTGAAATCTAAAAAAAGATACATTACTCTAAAGGTGTATATTTAATTAGAACTACCATTTCTTAAGCATAAAAGCTACTGTAACATAGGATGCCTTATACCTATAACTGTTCTAGTTTACCTCCTGTTAATATTCCATATCATAGATGATAGATAATCCAGTGTGCGGCTCAGCTAAACTCCTTACGCATGACTCTGTGCCAGACTGCCATGCCCCAGCTTGGTCACCTCAAATTACTGATCACCAAAATGAGCAATTTCTTTCTATGCTGCATGAGGACGAGAACATCAGAAACACATGCTGAGAATCTGCATTGTCAGAAACTGTCAGATCTGTATGTAAGATAAGAACGGATCTTGTAGAGAGAGAAGTACATTATGCCCCTTTGTCCCAGCTTATCTTCCATGTACATTCTCTATAAGTTGTATTTTCCAGTAAAAGAAAATTCAGATCAAAAGCTGTTCCAATCAGCCTAAATTTAAGTAATCTGGTTTCAACATCACAGTGCAAATCATTCAGCTTCCTGCGTGCACAAACAATTATGTGGAGGTGCTGCAATATGATCCTAAATTTTTATCTGCATATGCAAGATTGGAACAAAAGGGCAGAAAAATCGGTTGCAAAAGAAATTTGTTCGGTGAGATCTTAATATTATTGCACAAAAGAGCCATGTGATCAGTAACTAACAGGTCCCAGGTGATCAGCCCTGCATGAGCATCACCAATCATTGTGGTCCAGGTTGCTGTCAAATACTTACTAGTGGCCAATTCTTATGCAAGCATTACTTCAGCGCCCCAAACCTGTCACCTATGGTGGTAGTGATGTCTGATAACTCACTACGATCTTCCTAGATTACTAATTCACTTACAGTCAAGTGAATAGTGTCGGGAAACATTGAGATATTAATTGATAACATGTTTCCCTTCTTTTCAAAAACATATGCTCTTTGTTTTAGGAAAGCTCCCTGCGGAGTGCTTTTTCTATCCAAAATTAAAGAGATAACGATGATATCTTACTGTTACTAACTGGGGGCTCCTTTTGGAGTCTCCATATTAATCCTCACCAGATGCAATAGAAAAATATATAGGTCCTAGAAATTCTCACAAAAATCAGAAACATCCAGCCATTGATCCGGCAGACTCTAATCATCATAACCATTTGATCTATTATGTTTTTTAAAAAACTGCTCAGTCTGCCATTATGAAAATAGTCTAAAGAAACCCCCTAATATTcatctaaattacccacctatgcTAGTATAAAGAAAAAATAATCTAAAGTAACTCACCCGCTACCCCCAGCCCACCCAACTCACATCTGCCATTATTAAAACTAACCTAAAGCAATCCCTAAATCTGCTTGGAAATTAACCACACACGTCATTATAGAAAAGTATCTCAAAGTACACCAATATATGATTCTAAATTACATATTTAAATTACATATTCCTTCCATTGGTGACATAGAAAATACTAACTTAAGGTATACAGGCATTATGTGTGTATCACCACAAAGACCATGTATACACATATAGGAGAAGCGGTGAGAACACCGAATTCCATGTTAAACACATAGCTCAAACTAAACACATGTCAAACAcatggaggtgtgatgcaaagTGAAAAAAAATATGAATGTGTATGAAAAAGTGTATAGAGTAATAGCTAACTAAAGTCAATCACAACCGGATAAAGATAAGTATGTATCTATATGAGTATTGCTCTAGAATATTTAAtatatgagagagagagagagcaagcTAAGCAGTTTTGATTATTAGCTATGGGCCCTAGTTGTTTCATGAATTCTAGTACTTGTGTCTCTCAAAATTACTAACCAATTAAACAGGTAGTCTTACTCTTACATGTCCATCTTTTGGCCTCATTCATTCAAGTTCAAGGGCAAACCTTGGAAATCATTTCGCTGTCCACTTATTTCAAGTGAAAATATCTATAATATGCATCTTTCTGTTACAAGTGCATACTATACTATCTCTACAGAACTCAAGGGTCTAAAATGCATGCTTGAAATAAGATAATAGAAGCAGGAATCATATGCACGTTCATTAACTCCGGTGTATTCAAGCTGAGTATATGGAAGATAAGTACAAAATTCCAAAACTTGGTTGCAGTAGCTGAGTGGTTATGCTCAATTTCTCTTGGCTTGGTTTGCACAATAAACCGAACTAGGATTGCTGGATTCAGCACAAAAAGAGGAAACAGATAGCTCAGAAGCAACTCAAAAGAATCAGCAAGTCTGCCTGAACTATATCCTACCAAACTATCCAAGAAGTAACTACTGTTCCTTATGTTTGACTAGAATTGATGTCCGAGCTGTTGGCAAGGCAGTTTGCACTTCATAGTATTGAGTTGCTTGCACCAACCAATTCAACCCAAAAGCTTAAGCTAGGGAGGGTGAGGGGGGCAATTCACTTATACTCCAATACTCCCCCTCACGTGCAGGCTTCCTTAGGCCTCAAACGTGGAAAATAGGAGTCGGCTgcaattattttatttaatTGCGGCTGCCAGGATTCGAACTCGAGACCTCTAGCCTTGATACCATATTGAATtgcatgcaccaaccaattcaaCCCAAAAGCTTAAGCTAATGGGGAGAGGTGGGCAATTCACTTATACTCCAATACATAGTATGATTAACAGAATGGCCACTAAATAAAAAATACAGATAGACCTAGTTCAAAGCAGAGCTTTGGTGTTAATATGTGGCATCATGCTGGGTAAACAGACGTGAAGGACAGGCAAGTTGAGCAAAAAAACCTTTTAGAACTTGTTTTGCTATGTAGCACCAGAATTTGCCTATTAAACTTTACCTAGAAATTCACCTAATAGCAAATGCCGAGACTATCAAAGGAGTCAAAATTTTCAAATGTGTTCCATATACTATATGTGGGGAGCATTTTAATTCGTGGTACTTCAAAAGAACAATGAGTCAATAATAAATCATAAACAATAGATAGCAATATAGCGACATTCCACTACACAACCTTGTCATGAGATTAACTACCAGATCAGTTGCGTATTTTCTCGAGAATACAAAAGAGAAACATATCATTCGTtaagaaaaaaacaaaaggcCAGCAAAACTAGGAAAGATGATAGGCTCAATCAGATTATCTTAACTTTGACCAATGATATTTTATGAATGCTTGGATCGACCATATGACTAGATTCATCGTGAAAGGTAGTAAAGTGCTTCATAATACTAGTAGTTTTTGTTATTAAGTAATGCTCTTGAGGCTGTCAAAGTTTGTCCAAAGCAGCACTTGTGACTGGACAGAGTATG from Panicum hallii strain FIL2 chromosome 9, PHallii_v3.1, whole genome shotgun sequence includes:
- the LOC112877933 gene encoding cytokinin dehydrogenase 3, yielding MEVAMLCTRVSLLILILSLCSPYKFIQSPMDFGPLNLLPTTTTASSDFGRILFHSPAAVLKPQSSRDISLLLSFLSGSSLSKVTVAARGAGHSIHGQAQALDGIVVEMSSLPAEIEFYKGGEGEISYADVSGGVMWIDLLEQSLKLGLAPRSWTDYLYLTVGGTLSNAGISGQTFKHGPQISNVLQLEVVTGRGEIVTCSPSKDADLFNAVLGGLGQFGIITRARILLQEAPQKVKWVRAFYDDFSIFTKDQELLVSMPDLVDYVEGFIVLNEQSLHSSSIAFPANVDFNPDFGTKNSPNIYYCIEFAVHDYQHKNTNVEQVVEVISRQMSHMVSQLYSVEVSYFDFLNRVRMEEMSLRSIGLWEVHHPWLNMFVPKAGINDFRDLLMDNVSPDSFEGLILIYPLLIDKWDTNTSVVLPDSGSTDRVMYVVGILRSANPEGGCSHHCLQELLRRHRRIAYTAGVHLGAKQYLAHHPTPSGWHQHFGRRWERFAERKNRFDPLRILGPGQGIFPRRDDNAAFGS